From one Alicyclobacillus acidocaldarius subsp. acidocaldarius Tc-4-1 genomic stretch:
- the xseB gene encoding exodeoxyribonuclease VII small subunit: protein MEEARAAEWNSSDWTFEQAMRRLEEIVRQLEAGDLPLDASIRAYEESMRLVKFCREQLDKAEFQLEKLGQELADESASP from the coding sequence GTGGAGGAGGCGCGGGCGGCCGAGTGGAACAGCTCCGATTGGACCTTTGAACAAGCCATGCGGAGGCTGGAGGAAATCGTGCGCCAGCTCGAGGCGGGGGATCTGCCTCTCGACGCGTCGATCCGGGCGTACGAGGAGTCGATGCGGCTGGTGAAGTTTTGCCGGGAGCAGCTCGACAAGGCGGAATTTCAGCTCGAAAAGCTCGGTCAGGAACTGGCGGACGAATCG
- the xseA gene encoding exodeoxyribonuclease VII large subunit: MNALTRPAAEAEAVVTVTELNRRIKERLESDPRLIQCRVVGEISNFKHHPSGHMYFTLKDETSRIRAVMFSSRNRRLQFQPEDGMRVIAFGSVGVFERDGQYQLYVEDLEPDGLGALYVRYEQLRQRLAQEGLFAPERKRPLPRFPLRVGVVTSPTGAVIRDICTTIERRYPLARVILAPAQVQGPDAAPTIVRALEILYALEPRVDVIIVGRGGGSLEELWPFNEEMVVRAVARSPVPVVSAVGHETDVTLCDFAADVRAATPTAAAELVCPHQAELRAYLEQASARARKAALVKVSWGRERLLDLAGRPALRDPTRIIAVRRQLVDYMETRVREAQRRPIGLRRRALADLERRLQRVPLGGAIQGRRRDLMRLEHQVRSLTERQLLVQSRKLEGVIGKLEALNPLAVLRRGYGVILDEDGRSVLTSAQSLSPGKRIGIRMHDGTVEAEVKGRGGGAGGRVEQLRLDL, encoded by the coding sequence ATGAACGCGCTGACGCGACCGGCGGCCGAGGCGGAAGCGGTGGTCACCGTCACCGAACTCAATCGGCGCATCAAGGAGCGTTTGGAGTCGGATCCGAGACTCATCCAGTGTCGCGTGGTCGGGGAGATCTCGAATTTCAAACACCACCCAAGTGGCCACATGTATTTTACGCTTAAGGACGAGACGAGCCGGATCCGAGCGGTCATGTTCAGCAGCCGGAACCGCCGTCTCCAATTCCAGCCTGAAGATGGGATGCGGGTGATCGCATTCGGCTCCGTGGGCGTCTTCGAGCGGGATGGCCAGTATCAGCTCTATGTAGAGGATCTTGAGCCCGATGGATTGGGCGCCCTGTACGTCCGCTACGAACAGCTTCGACAGCGGCTCGCCCAAGAGGGGTTGTTTGCTCCGGAGCGGAAGCGGCCTCTCCCTCGGTTTCCACTGCGCGTGGGAGTTGTTACCAGTCCCACAGGCGCGGTGATTCGAGACATTTGCACGACCATCGAACGACGGTATCCGCTCGCTCGGGTCATCCTCGCGCCGGCGCAGGTGCAGGGCCCTGACGCGGCGCCCACGATTGTACGCGCGCTCGAGATTTTGTACGCCCTCGAGCCGAGGGTGGACGTGATCATCGTAGGGCGTGGCGGCGGCTCATTGGAGGAGCTTTGGCCGTTCAACGAGGAGATGGTGGTGCGGGCTGTGGCGCGATCGCCCGTGCCCGTGGTCTCAGCTGTCGGGCACGAGACCGACGTGACCCTGTGCGATTTCGCGGCGGACGTCCGAGCCGCGACTCCTACGGCGGCTGCAGAGCTCGTGTGTCCGCATCAAGCTGAGCTTCGGGCGTACTTGGAGCAGGCGTCGGCCAGGGCGCGGAAGGCGGCGTTGGTCAAGGTCAGTTGGGGGCGAGAGCGTCTGTTGGATCTGGCGGGGAGGCCCGCGCTTCGGGACCCGACGCGGATCATTGCGGTGAGACGCCAGCTCGTCGACTACATGGAAACGCGCGTGCGTGAGGCCCAGCGCCGACCCATTGGGTTGCGCCGTCGAGCGCTGGCCGATCTGGAGCGAAGGCTTCAGCGCGTGCCGCTGGGCGGGGCGATTCAGGGCCGCAGGCGAGACCTCATGCGCCTCGAGCACCAGGTGCGTTCGCTTACCGAACGCCAGTTGCTCGTGCAGAGCCGGAAACTCGAGGGCGTCATTGGCAAGCTCGAGGCACTGAATCCGTTGGCCGTGTTACGGCGCGGATACGGCGTGATTCTTGACGAGGATGGGCGATCTGTTCTCACCTCGGCCCAATCGCTCAGCCCAGGCAAGCGCATTGGAATTCGAATGCACGACGGCACCGTGGAAGCGGAGGTGAAGGGCCGTGGAGGAGGCGCGGGCGGCCGAGTGGAACAGCTCCGATTGGACCTTTGA
- a CDS encoding bifunctional 5,10-methylenetetrahydrofolate dehydrogenase/5,10-methenyltetrahydrofolate cyclohydrolase has product MAQRLDGKRAAERVQEELRRRVEEFASRGVLPKLVMLVSEADEVSLGHVRRKARFARGAGLIAEIRTFQTAEGPEALRSAIERLNEDDEVDAILVQLPLPEGWDEREILRHVHPEKDVDGLHPENLGRMAYGHPRVWPCTARGVGELLLQHKIGVRGKVACVIGRSPLVGWPIAQWFMAHGATVVQCHRQTRSVALWTRQADIVVSAAGAPGLVRAEEVQPGAVVIDVGLTYTADGLRGDVDPGVWERASWFTPVPGGVGPMTVAMVAQNAVDLCAMRRGGERG; this is encoded by the coding sequence ATGGCGCAGCGGTTGGACGGGAAACGAGCGGCTGAGCGAGTACAGGAAGAGCTCCGGCGGCGCGTTGAAGAGTTCGCGTCGCGCGGCGTCTTGCCGAAGCTCGTCATGTTGGTCTCCGAGGCGGACGAGGTATCGCTCGGGCACGTGCGGCGAAAGGCTCGCTTCGCACGTGGAGCGGGGCTTATCGCCGAAATCCGCACGTTCCAAACGGCCGAGGGACCCGAGGCCCTGCGTTCGGCGATTGAGCGCTTGAACGAGGACGACGAGGTGGACGCCATCTTGGTCCAACTTCCGCTTCCGGAAGGGTGGGACGAGAGGGAGATCCTGAGGCATGTACACCCAGAGAAGGATGTGGACGGGCTTCATCCCGAGAACCTGGGTCGGATGGCATATGGCCACCCTCGCGTTTGGCCTTGCACGGCGCGGGGCGTCGGGGAACTTCTGCTTCAGCACAAGATTGGCGTGCGCGGCAAGGTAGCGTGCGTGATTGGCCGCAGTCCGCTGGTGGGATGGCCCATTGCCCAGTGGTTCATGGCGCACGGCGCGACCGTGGTACAATGTCATCGACAGACGCGGTCCGTGGCGCTGTGGACGCGGCAGGCGGACATCGTCGTGAGCGCGGCGGGCGCACCGGGGCTCGTTCGGGCAGAGGAGGTCCAACCGGGCGCGGTCGTGATCGACGTGGGGCTCACGTACACCGCGGACGGCCTACGAGGGGATGTCGATCCCGGTGTTTGGGAGCGCGCCTCGTGGTTCACGCCGGTTCCGGGCGGCGTGGGTCCCATGACGGTTGCGATGGTGGCTCAGAACGCTGTCGATCTATGCGCCATGCGGCGAGGAGGAGAACGAGGATGA
- a CDS encoding NAD(P)/FAD-dependent oxidoreductase encodes MSENVQVQENVTDMLIIGGGPTGLFAAFYAGLRNCSCKIIDSLPQLGGQLAMLYPEKYIYDVAGFPKIRARDLVDQLIEQAMTFKPGVHLNESVERLVKREDGLFELHTNQSVHVGKAVIICAGIGAFTPRPLPAESAKHFEGRGVAYYIDKIDHYRGKRVLVIGGGDTAVDYALMLEEVAESVTLIHRRDGFRAHEDSVRKLFESRVHVKTFYELVDVQGGNWVEKAVIVNNQTKQQEELEVDAIVSGLGFHASLGPIKEWGLEIEKNDIVVNSKMETNIPGVYAAGDVVTYPGKLKLIATGFGEAPTAVNNAKTYIDPKAKLFPGHSTSMTNLGH; translated from the coding sequence TTGTCGGAGAACGTACAGGTTCAAGAGAATGTCACAGATATGTTGATCATCGGGGGTGGCCCGACCGGCCTTTTCGCGGCGTTTTACGCAGGATTGCGCAATTGTTCTTGTAAAATTATTGATAGTTTACCGCAATTGGGCGGACAACTTGCCATGCTGTACCCCGAAAAGTACATTTACGACGTCGCTGGATTTCCGAAAATTCGCGCGCGCGATCTCGTCGATCAGCTGATCGAGCAGGCGATGACGTTCAAGCCGGGCGTCCATTTGAACGAGTCCGTCGAGCGGCTCGTCAAGCGCGAAGATGGGCTGTTTGAACTGCATACCAATCAGTCGGTGCACGTGGGCAAGGCGGTGATCATCTGCGCGGGCATCGGCGCCTTCACGCCGAGGCCGCTTCCGGCGGAGTCCGCCAAGCACTTCGAAGGCCGTGGGGTGGCTTATTACATTGACAAGATCGACCACTATCGCGGCAAGCGGGTGCTCGTCATCGGCGGCGGTGACACAGCTGTGGACTATGCGCTGATGCTCGAGGAGGTCGCTGAGTCGGTCACGCTCATCCATCGCCGAGACGGCTTCAGAGCGCATGAGGACAGCGTCCGGAAACTGTTCGAGTCGCGCGTGCACGTGAAGACGTTCTATGAGTTGGTGGATGTGCAAGGGGGAAATTGGGTCGAAAAGGCCGTGATCGTCAACAACCAGACCAAGCAACAGGAAGAGCTCGAAGTCGATGCCATCGTGAGCGGGCTCGGGTTTCACGCTTCGCTTGGCCCCATCAAGGAGTGGGGACTTGAGATTGAGAAGAACGACATTGTCGTCAATTCCAAGATGGAAACCAACATTCCGGGCGTGTATGCGGCGGGAGATGTCGTCACCTATCCCGGCAAGCTGAAGCTTATCGCGACGGGCTTCGGCGAAGCGCCGACAGCGGTCAACAACGCTAAGACCTACATCGACCCGAAAGCGAAGCTGTTCCCGGGTCACAGCACGAGCATGACGAACCTGGGTCATTGA
- a CDS encoding Kae1-like domain-containing protein, producing the protein MARETALVLGVDTSNYTTSVCAVDAVLGRMVAEARRPLRVPPGERGLRQSEAAFQHVQNFPTVMAELLDQLTAEGIRPAWRRVAVSVRPRPWASSYMPVFQSGLAVAASLAQSLGIPLTRTSHQEGHLAAAEYFAPMPGAPFVAVHMSGGTCDVVLARRTPSGYAITRLGEALDLHPGQLVDRVGVALGLPFPAGPHLEQLARRCGTSPGELVLKSPVRGASMSFSGPLTAALRAVQAGAPAQEVARAVEMCIARSVAKAVEYAVRHTGITRHVLIAGGVASNQFIQSALRSRLERRVPGIRVVFAPSEFARDNALGVATIGYWRERAP; encoded by the coding sequence ATGGCGCGTGAAACAGCTCTCGTGCTAGGCGTGGATACGAGCAACTATACGACTTCTGTGTGCGCAGTGGACGCCGTCCTTGGGCGGATGGTAGCCGAGGCTCGGAGACCGCTGCGCGTGCCGCCCGGAGAACGCGGCCTGCGCCAGAGCGAGGCCGCGTTTCAGCATGTGCAGAACTTCCCCACGGTGATGGCCGAGCTGTTGGACCAGCTGACGGCAGAGGGCATCCGGCCCGCGTGGCGCCGCGTCGCTGTCTCCGTGCGGCCAAGGCCGTGGGCGTCCTCGTACATGCCGGTGTTTCAAAGTGGGCTCGCGGTGGCCGCGTCGCTGGCCCAAAGCCTCGGCATTCCGCTCACGCGGACTTCGCATCAGGAAGGCCATCTCGCCGCCGCGGAGTACTTCGCGCCGATGCCTGGCGCCCCATTTGTCGCCGTCCACATGTCGGGCGGCACGTGTGACGTCGTCCTCGCGCGCCGCACACCGTCCGGGTACGCCATCACCCGCCTCGGAGAGGCGCTGGACCTACATCCCGGGCAGTTGGTCGATCGCGTCGGTGTCGCGCTGGGGCTCCCTTTTCCCGCCGGGCCACACCTCGAACAGCTCGCGCGGCGGTGCGGTACCTCCCCGGGTGAATTGGTGCTGAAATCGCCGGTTCGCGGAGCGAGTATGAGCTTTTCGGGGCCTCTGACGGCGGCGCTGCGCGCCGTGCAGGCTGGTGCTCCGGCCCAAGAGGTGGCGCGTGCCGTCGAGATGTGCATCGCGCGCTCGGTCGCGAAAGCTGTTGAATATGCCGTTCGACATACGGGAATCACCCGGCATGTCCTCATCGCGGGCGGCGTAGCGTCGAATCAGTTTATCCAGTCCGCCCTTCGTTCGCGCCTGGAGCGGCGCGTGCCCGGGATCCGCGTGGTCTTTGCTCCATCGGAGTTCGCGAGGGACAACGCGCTCGGCGTGGCGACTATCGGATACTGGCGCGAGCGCGCGCCCTAA
- the nusB gene encoding transcription antitermination factor NusB produces the protein MTRHEARECALQALCVLDVQGDLGSAEAIASVLAERGLAPGEDVSYIEELVDGTRRHLNEIDELLARHMERWSPERLGRVERNVLRLATYELLFEPELPIASAIDEAVEIAKTFATEQSGRFVNGVLAKLLPAVADRRRADMRDAGQEKRTASAAEAAREGVEDGA, from the coding sequence TTGACCCGACATGAAGCAAGGGAGTGCGCGCTGCAGGCGCTGTGCGTGCTCGATGTCCAGGGCGATCTCGGCTCTGCGGAAGCAATAGCCTCCGTATTGGCCGAACGCGGCCTGGCTCCCGGGGAAGACGTCTCGTACATCGAGGAACTCGTCGATGGCACGCGTCGGCATCTGAACGAGATTGACGAGTTGCTCGCCCGGCACATGGAGCGCTGGTCGCCCGAGCGCCTCGGGCGCGTCGAGCGGAACGTTTTGCGCCTCGCCACGTACGAATTGCTGTTCGAGCCGGAACTGCCCATTGCCAGCGCCATCGATGAGGCCGTGGAGATTGCCAAAACGTTCGCGACGGAGCAATCCGGTCGGTTCGTGAACGGCGTGCTCGCCAAGCTTTTGCCCGCCGTGGCGGACCGGCGACGTGCGGATATGCGCGATGCGGGGCAGGAGAAGCGGACAGCAAGCGCGGCCGAAGCGGCGCGGGAGGGCGTCGAAGATGGCGCGTGA
- a CDS encoding DUF2273 domain-containing protein, which yields MNGLERAWFWFRSRPRRYHGVAAGILFWILWMIFGFWRVLLLFVLAAVGYAGGRVWEENQSWRRILERLLTDR from the coding sequence ATGAACGGCCTCGAGAGAGCGTGGTTTTGGTTTCGGAGTCGTCCGCGAAGATATCATGGGGTTGCCGCCGGGATCTTGTTTTGGATCCTGTGGATGATCTTCGGGTTTTGGCGTGTCCTGCTCCTCTTTGTTCTCGCCGCGGTTGGATACGCCGGAGGGCGCGTCTGGGAGGAAAATCAATCCTGGCGCCGCATCCTGGAACGCCTGTTGACAGATCGATAG
- the amaP gene encoding alkaline shock response membrane anchor protein AmaP: MNFGDRFLLFLLSLVGLVLGVLLALLGAGVISVTWAASEVTVQPWNVVCLVVGVVGALLSIRFLFYRSRRRGAGGPTESVLLAGDHGQIRISYETLRQLANRRGSQLKGAESFDSRVRQGHEGILIACRMQVLPDIDIAALSREAQAAVKEYVERTAGVKVERVIVHVTEIAPNGHVGKAWSGA; encoded by the coding sequence ATGAATTTCGGCGATCGATTCCTCTTGTTCCTGTTGTCGCTCGTGGGGCTCGTGCTGGGCGTGCTTCTCGCGTTGCTCGGCGCGGGCGTCATCTCGGTCACGTGGGCTGCGAGTGAAGTCACGGTTCAGCCGTGGAACGTCGTGTGCCTCGTGGTGGGCGTGGTCGGCGCGCTGTTGTCCATCCGCTTCCTCTTCTACCGCTCCCGCCGCCGCGGCGCGGGCGGTCCTACCGAGTCCGTCCTGTTGGCGGGCGATCACGGCCAGATTCGCATCTCGTATGAGACCTTGCGCCAGCTGGCAAACCGCCGGGGTTCGCAGCTGAAAGGCGCCGAGTCGTTCGACTCCCGCGTGCGGCAGGGACACGAAGGCATTCTCATCGCCTGCCGGATGCAGGTGTTGCCCGACATCGACATTGCGGCGCTCAGCCGTGAAGCCCAAGCGGCGGTGAAGGAGTACGTCGAGCGGACGGCCGGCGTCAAAGTGGAACGCGTCATCGTCCACGTCACGGAAATTGCCCCGAACGGGCACGTCGGCAAGGCGTGGAGTGGCGCATGA
- a CDS encoding Asp23/Gls24 family envelope stress response protein, producing the protein MARGVKVQYDEAARSCTIDVWVQLRFGVSIPEVGYQIQEHVKSSVESMTGLRVNAVHVHVVGVAFQTELERAQDADQIGAALPREERSTGGIG; encoded by the coding sequence ATGGCGAGAGGCGTCAAGGTTCAGTATGACGAGGCGGCGCGCTCGTGCACCATCGACGTCTGGGTGCAACTCCGGTTCGGCGTGAGCATTCCGGAGGTCGGGTACCAGATCCAGGAGCACGTGAAATCGTCCGTCGAGTCGATGACGGGCCTGCGCGTCAACGCCGTGCATGTCCACGTGGTGGGCGTGGCCTTCCAGACGGAATTGGAGCGCGCACAAGATGCGGATCAGATTGGAGCGGCGCTCCCTAGGGAGGAGCGCTCGACAGGAGGGATTGGATGA
- a CDS encoding Asp23/Gls24 family envelope stress response protein, giving the protein MADMEYELTERGSVHISDEVVQIIAGVATNEVDGVIGTSGSLAVGITESITGRKIWREASRFSMTRRRARAPSTSGCNSGSA; this is encoded by the coding sequence ATGGCCGACATGGAGTACGAGTTGACTGAGCGCGGTTCGGTGCACATTTCGGATGAAGTCGTGCAGATCATCGCAGGCGTGGCGACGAACGAGGTAGACGGCGTGATCGGCACCAGCGGCTCGCTGGCCGTAGGCATCACCGAGTCCATCACAGGAAGAAAAATATGGCGAGAGGCGTCAAGGTTCAGTATGACGAGGCGGCGCGCTCGTGCACCATCGACGTCTGGGTGCAACTCCGGTTCGGCGTGA
- the accC gene encoding acetyl-CoA carboxylase biotin carboxylase subunit: MFKRVLVANRGEIAVRVIRACRELGIETVAIYSTADRDALHVRMADEAYCIGPAPAKMSYLNIPSVMSVATLCGVDAVHPGYGFLSENSDFAEACEACGITFIGPSPRAIELMGDKSTAKMTMRRAGVPTVPGSEGLVESLDEALAIANAIGYPLIIKATAGGGGRGIRVVRDEPELRKAYDQARREAEASFGNPGIYIEKYIERMRHVEIQILADRHGNVIHLGERDCSVQRRLQKLVEESPCPVMTEEKRQEMGEPAAVRAAQAVDYVGAGTVEXIYTPDGDFYFMEMNTRIQVEHPVTEWVTGVDLVREMILVAAGEPLSVKQEDIVLRGHAIECRINAEDPYRQFAPSPGTIRSYLAPSGPGVRVDSACYPGYTIPPYYDSMVAKLIVWAPTRDQAIARMLSALSEYEIEGIQTTIPFHMALLQNERFRKGDVSTRFLEENPIL, encoded by the coding sequence ATGTTTAAGCGCGTGTTGGTCGCGAATCGCGGCGAGATCGCGGTCCGCGTGATCCGCGCATGCCGCGAACTGGGGATCGAGACGGTGGCCATCTATTCGACGGCGGATCGGGATGCGCTGCATGTGCGAATGGCGGACGAGGCGTATTGCATTGGGCCAGCGCCCGCCAAGATGAGCTATCTCAACATCCCCAGCGTGATGTCGGTGGCGACGCTGTGTGGGGTCGACGCGGTGCATCCGGGATACGGATTCCTTTCCGAGAACAGCGACTTTGCGGAGGCGTGCGAGGCGTGCGGAATCACGTTCATCGGGCCGAGCCCGCGGGCCATTGAGCTCATGGGCGATAAGTCGACAGCGAAGATGACCATGCGCAGGGCCGGTGTGCCGACGGTTCCGGGGAGCGAAGGTCTCGTCGAGTCCTTGGACGAGGCCCTCGCCATCGCGAACGCCATCGGTTACCCCTTGATCATCAAGGCCACCGCGGGAGGCGGCGGCCGCGGTATTCGAGTGGTGCGGGACGAGCCGGAACTCCGGAAGGCGTACGACCAAGCCCGCAGGGAAGCCGAGGCGTCGTTCGGCAACCCGGGCATCTACATCGAAAAGTACATTGAGCGGATGCGCCACGTGGAGATTCAGATCCTCGCGGACCGACACGGCAATGTGATTCACCTAGGAGAACGCGACTGTTCTGTGCAGCGCCGCCTTCAGAAGCTTGTCGAAGAGTCGCCATGTCCCGTCATGACGGAAGAGAAGCGGCAGGAGATGGGGGAGCCCGCGGCGGTGCGGGCGGCTCAGGCGGTGGACTACGTGGGCGCGGGCACCGTGGAGTTNATCTACACGCCGGATGGCGATTTCTACTTCATGGAGATGAACACGCGCATTCAGGTCGAACACCCTGTGACCGAATGGGTGACCGGTGTCGATCTCGTCCGCGAGATGATCCTGGTGGCAGCAGGGGAACCTCTCTCGGTCAAGCAGGAGGACATCGTATTGCGAGGCCACGCCATCGAATGCCGCATCAATGCGGAGGACCCGTACCGCCAGTTCGCGCCTTCGCCGGGGACCATCCGCTCGTATTTGGCGCCGTCCGGCCCAGGTGTGCGCGTGGATTCCGCCTGCTATCCGGGCTACACCATCCCGCCGTACTACGACTCCATGGTGGCTAAGCTCATTGTGTGGGCGCCGACGCGCGATCAGGCCATCGCCCGGATGTTGTCTGCGCTCAGCGAGTATGAGATCGAGGGGATCCAGACGACCATTCCCTTTCATATGGCGCTCCTCCAGAACGAGCGTTTTCGAAAGGGTGACGTATCGACTCGATTTTTGGAGGAAAATCCAATACTCTAG
- the accB gene encoding acetyl-CoA carboxylase biotin carboxyl carrier protein: MLTMQEIRELIRLLDDSTLTELELEFEDGKVRLAKRAEMVSYTVPQVTMPAAQAAPAPSAAQPSGSAAPAAEDPALHVITSPMVGTFYRAPAPDAPPFVDVGSQVGPKTVVCIIEAMKLMNEIEAEVSGEIVEILAENGQLVEYGQPLFKVRRT; this comes from the coding sequence TTGCTGACGATGCAAGAAATTCGTGAGCTGATTCGCTTGCTGGACGACAGCACGCTGACCGAGTTGGAACTCGAGTTTGAGGACGGGAAGGTGAGATTGGCGAAGCGGGCCGAGATGGTCTCGTACACGGTGCCGCAGGTGACGATGCCTGCCGCTCAGGCCGCACCCGCGCCATCCGCTGCGCAGCCATCGGGGAGCGCGGCTCCCGCGGCGGAGGACCCGGCGCTGCACGTCATCACGTCGCCGATGGTGGGCACATTCTATCGGGCGCCGGCGCCGGATGCGCCTCCCTTCGTGGACGTCGGCTCGCAAGTCGGGCCGAAGACGGTCGTGTGCATCATTGAAGCGATGAAGCTGATGAACGAGATCGAGGCCGAGGTCTCGGGCGAGATCGTCGAGATCTTGGCGGAAAACGGACAGTTGGTGGAGTATGGTCAGCCTCTATTCAAGGTGCGCCGCACCTGA
- a CDS encoding SpoIIIAH-like family protein has protein sequence MVKRQTVWLSTMMVLSLMLIGYYTMNNQTSTTSTNPSNATTPTVTTSPTNATQVSNQTQTTTGSSVSSADNWYNALQASVNNEISQRISNDQAIIANNNASQAQIAEAQKQLGEEEALYNSLQQATQAVIAEGYKNAVIAPDKNQTTFTVYVETNHLSKADAVKIMNIVSQQLDTSIFNISVKPHA, from the coding sequence ATGGTGAAACGGCAGACGGTGTGGTTGTCCACGATGATGGTGCTGAGCCTCATGCTGATTGGCTACTACACGATGAACAATCAGACCAGCACCACATCCACGAACCCGTCGAACGCGACGACGCCCACGGTGACGACCAGTCCCACCAATGCGACGCAGGTCTCAAATCAAACGCAGACGACCACCGGGTCGAGCGTGTCCAGTGCGGACAATTGGTACAACGCGCTCCAGGCTTCCGTGAACAACGAGATCAGCCAGAGAATCTCGAACGACCAGGCAATCATTGCAAACAACAACGCCTCTCAGGCGCAGATCGCCGAGGCACAAAAGCAGCTGGGCGAGGAAGAAGCGCTGTACAACAGCTTGCAGCAAGCGACGCAGGCCGTGATCGCGGAGGGATACAAAAACGCTGTCATCGCGCCGGACAAGAACCAGACCACGTTCACGGTGTATGTCGAGACGAATCATCTCTCGAAGGCCGACGCCGTGAAGATCATGAACATCGTGAGTCAGCAGCTGGATACGTCGATCTTCAACATTTCCGTCAAACCGCACGCTTAA
- a CDS encoding stage III sporulation protein AF yields MSGLGEWLRQVVAIAFMGGIAEMMLPSGRLVRYVRMVVGVALLVALLSPILPALRGGWADSAANRASDMLFGNTATTAPAQAESRAAQDYAQALHQAEDQDAATYLAEWAEASLPEPVRSEVVKVTVEHPTSTDQMEVTVWIRPTGLADATEIRQIIASQLDIGLNQVAVVDEGDAPR; encoded by the coding sequence GTGAGCGGGTTGGGAGAATGGCTGAGGCAGGTGGTGGCGATTGCGTTCATGGGCGGGATCGCGGAGATGATGCTGCCGTCCGGTAGGCTTGTGCGCTATGTCCGGATGGTGGTGGGGGTGGCGCTCTTGGTGGCGTTGTTGAGCCCTATCCTGCCGGCGCTTCGAGGAGGATGGGCGGACAGTGCAGCCAACCGGGCCTCCGACATGCTGTTTGGAAACACCGCCACCACGGCCCCGGCACAGGCAGAAAGCCGGGCTGCCCAAGATTACGCGCAAGCTCTTCATCAGGCGGAGGATCAGGACGCCGCCACGTATCTCGCGGAATGGGCCGAGGCGTCTCTGCCAGAACCCGTCCGTTCGGAGGTGGTCAAGGTGACCGTCGAACACCCCACGAGCACCGATCAGATGGAAGTTACTGTGTGGATCCGGCCAACGGGCCTGGCGGATGCGACGGAGATCCGGCAGATCATCGCGTCCCAACTCGACATCGGGCTGAACCAGGTCGCGGTGGTGGACGAGGGAGACGCGCCACGATGA